In Citrus sinensis cultivar Valencia sweet orange chromosome 2, DVS_A1.0, whole genome shotgun sequence, a single genomic region encodes these proteins:
- the LOC102625107 gene encoding serine/threonine/tyrosine-protein kinase HT1: MGDGANSWIRRTKFSHTVCHRLDSSILASLPLNLPETISVLKSRPGPASSNQKSAPNSSQSQQNPAANKPRSVSPLPETVLPDTFKEARSATKRFSTPHPRRKESDKGLVGKFLYKQPQQETKASSNSYSTSPLRHLGSLRVTERYKSRKESAWTKYFDHGGVRVNAVDAADEHTVDLSQLFLGLRFAHGAHSRLYHGIYKDEPVAVKIIRIPDDDENETLAARLEKQFNREVALLSRLHNPNVIKFVAACKKPPVYCVITEYLSEGSLRAYLHKLEHKTLPLPKLIAIALDIARGMEYIHSQGVIHRDLKPENVLIDQEFHLKIADFGIACEEVYCDALSDDPGTYRWMAPEMIKHKSYGRKVDVYSFGLILWEMVAGTIPYEEMNPIQAAFAVVNKNLRPAIPGDCPPAMAALIEQCWSLQPDKRPEFWHIVKVLEQFETSLACNGTLNLVQNPICQDHKKGLLHWIQKLGPMHPHSSPMPKPKFT, encoded by the exons aTGGGGGATGGGGCTAATTCTTGGATCAGGAGGACCAAGTTTTCTCACACAGTTTGTCATAGGTTGGATTCATCTATATTGGCCTCCCTTCCGCTTAACCTGCCAGAAACGATTTCTGTATTGAAATCAAGGCCTGGACCAGCTTCCTCCAATCAGAAATCAGCTCCAAACAGTTCACAGAGTCAGCAAAATCCTGCCGCAAACAAGCCAAGATCTGTATCACCCCTTCCCGAAACAGTTCTCCCTGATACATTCAAGGAAGCAAGGTCTGCCACCAAGAGATTTTCAACTCCACATCCTAGGAGAAAAGAATCAGACAAGGGATTGGTGGGTAAGTTTTTATATAAACAACCTCAACAAGAGACCAAGGCATCCTCCAATTCCTACAGTACAAGCCCTCTCAGGCACTTGGGTTCTTTGAGAGTTACCGAGAGATATAAGAGCAGAAAGGAATCAGCTTGGACCAAGTATTTTGATCATGGCGGAGTTAGGGTTAATGCTGTGGATGCTGCAGATGAACACACTGTTGACCTCTCTCAGCTCTTTCTTGGGCTTAGGTTTGCTCACGGGGCACATAGCCGACTTTACCATGGGATATATAAGGATGAGCCTGTTGCGGTGAAGATTATCAGGATACCAGATGATGACGAAAATGAAACCTTGGCAGCTCGATTAGAGAAACAATTCAATCGAGAAGTAGCTCTTTTATCTCGCCTCCACAATCCAAATGTCATAAAG TTTGTAGCAGCATGTAAAAAGCCACCAGTATATTGTGTCATCACAGAATATCTATCAGAGGGTTCCTTGAGGGCATACTTGCATAAGCTGGAGCACAAAACCCTCCCCTTACCGAAACTGATTGCAATTGCTCTCGATATTGCACGTGGAATGGAATACATTCACTCTCAAGGTGTCATTCATCGGGATCTTAAGCCAGAAAATGTCCTTATTGATCAAGAATTCCACCTGAAAATTGCTGATTTTGGCATAGCCTGTGAGGAGGTGTACTGTGATGCATTGTCTGATGACCCAGGAACTTATCGTTGGATGGCACCTGAGATGATCAAGCACAAATCATATGGGAGAAAGGTCGATGTTTACAGTTTTGGACTCATCTTGTGGGAAATGGTGGCTGGAACTATCCCATATGAAGAAATGAATCCAATCCAAGCTGCTTTTGCAGTAGTGAATAAG aATTTGCGACCTGCTATCCCAGGTGACTGTCCGCCTGCCATGGCAGCTTTAATTGAGCAATGTTGGTCCTTGCAACCAGACAAGAGGCCTGAGTTCTGGCACATTGTGAAAGTACTGGAGCAATTTGAGACTTCACTTGCTTGCAATGGAACCCTGAATTTGGTTCAGAACCCAATTTGCCAAGATCATAAGAAAGGGCTCCTTCATTGGATTCAAAAGCTTGGTCCTATGCATCCTCATAGCTCACCTATGCCCAAACCTAAATTCACATGA